In Mycolicibacterium aubagnense, the DNA window AGCACGGTCCGCATCAGCGCGAACGGATCGTGGGTGAACACCAGCACCGCTACCACCATGGCTATCGCCAGGCCGATTCGGTTGAGCGTTTCGCTGTTGAACATCCCCGACGTCGTGGCACGCGGGCGGGACCGCCACACCGAGATGGCGACGACGCCGAGGCCTAGGCATGCGATGGCCAGGGGCGGGAACACGGCGAACAACGGAGCCGTGAGTGACTGGTACGCATCCGAGAGCGGCGAGAGCCAAGACCCGGACGAGAACACCAGACCCAGCAGTGCGTTGGCTGGAACGACGGCCATCTTGAACAGGACGTAGAAGCCTTCGGTGCCCATGCCCCAGAGCCACGATTCCTGGTCGTGGAATTGGCTGCCCAGAAAGTGCAAGCGGTATCGGGCGGCGCTGGCGCCATCGGAATCGGTTGCGCTGAACAGGTCGAGGAACGATGACATGGTCTAAGCCACCTGCTCGCCATTTGCAGCGTGCCGGCCGGACGTTGACGGCACGGGGGCGCTGACTCGGTCGAGGTCGGACTCGCGGATCATCTTCGAACTGGTCGTGTCGGCGAAACGCTCCAGAGCGGTCAACAGGATCGGGAGGAATTGCACGCGCACGATGTTGTTGTTGCCGTCGTTCCACCAGCCTTCACCGTGCCGTCCGGCGCGGGGCAGGTTGTTGTTGTCGGGGTCCGGCGGTGAGGTCTGCGAGACCATCATGTTCACGAGAGAGTCCAGGACGGGCATGTCCATGTAGGTCAACGAAGCTTTGGCGTTGCCGGCGACGTTCTGCTTCAGCGCTGCTTTCTTTTCGATCATCGCGTAGTTCGAATCGAAGTCGTCTGCATGCTGACTGGCGGCAACGATGAAGTTTCCGTCTTTGCGACCGGTGCGGTCGGGGGACCGCACCAGCAGTTCGACGACGTCCTCGTTTCCTTTGAGGAAGCTGATCTCGTCAGCGAAGAAGACACACGTGCCGCGAATCTGCCCAAACCGGTGTGCGGTCATTCGGGCGATCGATCCGTATACCGCGGCTGCCCACTTGTTGAGGTCTGTGGCGTTCGCGGGGTTGTCTCCCCGATAGACCGGGAGCTCATGGGTTCGGTAGATCGTCGAGTAGGGAGTCACGCCCGACTCCATGCGCTGTGCCAGCTCCCCGAGGTTGTCGAAGGGCGGCAATCCCTGGTCGTCCTGGCGGCGCGCCGGCGGATCGATGAATGCCCTGGTGTAGGGCAACGCTGCCCAGTGCTCGAAGTTGCGCAGCATCGGTTTGGCCTCTGGGTCGCCTGACGATTTCAGGAACTCCATCAGCCTCCGCGTGCTGGTGATGCTGCGCGGCTGGCGGAACTGCGGGCGCAGGATCTTGGCGAAGTAGGCCGCCTCAGCTGATTTGGTGTCGATCTCGAACAGCGGCAGGTAGTGCGCCATCATCGCCGTCTCAGCCAGTGGTGAGGGCAGGCACTTGAGGAAATCCATCGACACATCGCCGGCTGGCGAAGCCCCTGTCGCTGCGTTGATTACCTGCGTGCGAGCGATCTGGCGCGCGTACACCGCCCATTCGCCGTGCTTAGAGTGATCGACAACGGTGGAGTAGCGGTTCAATGCAGTGACGAACAGGAATATCAACTTCATCAGGTTCGATTTGCCGCTGTTCTGCGCGCCGTTCGCCGCGATCGACGCGTTGCCGCGGTCGGTGGCGTTGAGCAGATCCAGCAGAACGATCTGCCCATTGGCGTTCTCTTTGTTGATCGCAATGGGCATGCCGACCGAATCTCCGGCGAAACTGCGCCGGATGGGCATGGCGCCCGAGAACCAGTGCGCGGTCGTGGTCTGCAACAGGTCATCGCCCAGCCGCGTGCGGCATGATCCGGGCATCATCATCGTCCACAGCTCTCGCTGCCCGCCCACGGGCAGCAGTGGCGTGAATCCGTTGGCCCGGAACCGCTGCCGCAGCGCGGCCACTCGACCATTCAAGTAGTCCAGGTCGTTGGAACCGAACGCGAAGATCGCGGAGACCTGCATGCCACGCGGGCCTGACTCGGATTGGATCGCGCCGTGGAATCGACGGAGTTCTGCGCGGCGGTTGTCGTAGTCGAAGGCCTCGAATTCGTCGGTGGCGTTCGCGTTTCCTTCCGACACCAGGTCTCGCTCGGTGTCGGATACCGAGCTGGTGTCGATCAAATCCTGGGAGAATCGCAGCCGCAAGGTGAAGTCGGCGTCGACGCCAATGGCCTGATCGACGAGGTAGGTGAAGCTCGACACCTGCTCGTTGAACCGTGCGGGGTACCGGGCGATGCCGATCATCGACTGATAAGAGACTGGTCCATCGGGCATTTCGGCGGTACGGCGTTCCGGATGGGAGATCGACATGATCTTCCCCGCCGACAATGTGCGGAACCGGTTGAACAAGGAGCGTTTGCGCTCGGCTTTGCCGAGCGTCTTGGTGTAGTTGCGGCCGGCGTCAAGGTCCTGCAGGAATGTCGAGTACAGCGCGGTGGCCTCGGCGGCTTCGTCGATGACAATCTCGGGGTAGGCGCGTTCCGTGGGAGTGGTCGCACCCCGCTGCGGCGTAGGCAGCATCGGCACTGACAAACCGCGGGTTGTGGCGCGGTCGAACGCCCAGTCAACGAGCTCCGGAACCGTTCGCACTGGGCGGAATTCGGGCGGAATCCCGTCGAAGCATCTGCGCTCGAAGTCACCGAGGTCGGCCCAGTCCAGATCCTCATGCGGGTCGGTCTCGATCACCGTGGAGACCATTCGGTCGGCGATCCTGCGCTGGGACGGCTGGCTGATCGCCAGCCAGTACACGCGGTCGAACTCCACGTATTCACCGCGCTTCATGCGCTTGTAGAACTCGTTGATCAACCTGTCGAGGTATCCGTACCGCGCAGGGTCCCAGTCAGGGATGCCACCGGTGATCCGTCGGCACGTTGTCATCGGGTCGACGCGAATTTTGAAGCCCGACAGCATGATGTCGTCGGTCGGGATGTCCGACAGCGCAGTCAGCAACAGCTCGTGGGAGTCCTGGGCCGCCGTTGCGGTATCCGGGCGATAGCTGTTGACGTTCAGCCCAGTCAACAGGTAGTTGCACCAGATGCTCCCGTCCTGGGAGAAGACCAAATTATTGCGCCGGCTGCGCAGCGGTGGGTAGTGGGTTCCCATCGGTTCAGGTGTCCTTTCGTGACTTGCCGGACACGCCGGGAAGATCGAAGTTGGCGCTGACGCGGTGGCGCAGGCCTCGGCGCAAAAGCCGCAGCGCTGTGATTTCAGAGAGAGTTCCGGTCTCGTCGATGCGCGACAGCACTGTGGCGTATATGGCGATGGTCAAGAAGCTCACTGTGAACACAGCAGCTGCGACGACCGGGCCGGCCGGCAGCACTAGCGCGGCGCTGATCGCCATCGTCGAGAGCATGGCGATCTGAGCGAATGCGCCCAATCGAATGCCGCCGAGCTTCCAGACGGTGCGCACTCCAGTGACGTCGTTGAAGACGCGGAAGGAGCGCATCAGGCGATGTCTCTGAATGCGCCAACGCCGTTGAAACGCCCGTCCTCAACAATGATCGCGACAAACCCAGAACGTCTCGCAGCTGCGAGTGCGTCAAGTGCCTGCTCAGTTTTTCCTGTGCGGCTTGGCAAACTGCAGGCGTGCGCCGGCGGCACATAGACGCGGTTGACGACGGCCCCGCCGCGCGTGCGCCAGGGCGGTCGGAATTGCGGCGTGCAGTACCGCCCGAAGGAGTGCGTCTTCATCACACAAAGCCGTTGCCGAGGCCGCTGCCGTAGTTGGCGATCGCAATCACAGCGCCCAGGAACGCTTCGACTACGATCACTCCGAGGGCGATGTGTCGGATCTCTACGATCGCCTCCTTCTTGCCCTTCTTCTCGAGCCAGACGCTGAAGGCGAACCATCCGCCGAAGATGGCGACCAGCACCATCAAAGCCCCCAGGCCGTAGTTCACGATCTTGGTGAGCATTCCGTCGCTGGTGGGGTCGGTGAGGTCGGCCAGATAGATGGCGGACCGAGTAACGGGCGCGAACATCGAGTGCCTTTCGGTGCTGGGCCGGTGTCAGCGGCCGGGGTGCGTTTCCGATCGGTGCACAGGGTTGTCCGGCGCAATCCATGACGGCGAGCGCGACACGGTTCACTGCACCGGCGTGAGCGAGTGGCCATGTGTGCGCCTACGTGCGCGCATGCGTGAACATGGTGATGGCAGCCAGCACCTACAAATTGCGCTACGTTCTGCGCTACAGCTCGCGATACGAGACGCCCTACAATCGCCGCTACAGACCTCGGTAAATTGCGAAATACGGCCGTTTCCAACTCGCGGCGCGCAGGGTGTCTGCGTGTCGGTACGACTACGGTGCACGCCATGACCAACGGGGAGAACACCGTCACCGTGCACGCGTTCATTCGTCCCGGAACGCCGGCGTCGGCCGGACCAGCAGTGGTGACACAGATCGTCGACCTCTACGAGTTCGGGGTGATCGGACCTGGCAGCCGAGTGTGGTGCAACCTCGATGTGCCCAACGCGTTGTGGGTTCTGTCGGACACCTCGACGTTCCTGCGTTTCGTCGACGTACCGACAGCGGGATGGGTGCGCCTGACCCACGACTCAGTGGTGTGGGGACGCGTTGCGATCGACACCACCCGCGGTCCGAGCCATGGGTTTGCGGTTGGCGATATGCCGATGCCAGTGCAAGCGCATGACACCGTGACCGTCGCGTTCCGCAACACCGACACCGCGCTGATGCGTGCTCAGTTCAGCGGTGCGCACCACCCGATACACGACTTCGAAATCGGACACGGAATGATGCGCGCGATCGATTTGAAAGCCGGCGGCGTGCAGCGAAAAACGCCACCGGGTCCTCCCGGCCAGTTCGCGTCCAACCACGCCGGCGTCCGGGGGCTCGACCTCATGGCCGCCACCACTGGCCCGCACATGCATCGGGTGATCAGAGAGAACCTGGAATCATTCACCACCACGATCGACGCCGCTGAATTCGGTCGCATCAAAGCCGCACAGCAGCGCATCTCGCAGATCGCCGAAGTCATCACCGATCCGATCGTGCAGCGCATTGCCGCGCTCCGCGACATCGGCCCATTCGCCGGCTACGACAACGATGAGCGATCCGAGCATGCCCCGTTGGCGGGCTGAACTTCCGCCGGAGCGTGACTGAGCCCCGTGCCGCAATGCATCGCAACACAGGGCTCAGTCGGTGGTTGGAACTATGCGCGGCCGGCGGTGTTCGGCGGTTCGCACGCTTCAACGGCAGTCATGGCGTTCCACGCGATGTCGCGAATAATCTCGCGCGTATCGGGGGCGTACACCGTGATCCGTCCGCGTTCCGCTGTGCCGGTCAGGGAGAAAGTGCCACCCAACGTCTGGGCCTGCAACGCCAAAGCGTCACGGATGCGACCCGTGTACTGGTCCATCCACTCGCCGACGGTGAAGCTGATCTGTTTACCTGTCGCGAGGTCGTGCAGGTAAACACGCAGCTCGTTGTTCTGGTTCATCTACGCCACCTCCTTTTCGATA includes these proteins:
- a CDS encoding AAA family ATPase, with product MGTHYPPLRSRRNNLVFSQDGSIWCNYLLTGLNVNSYRPDTATAAQDSHELLLTALSDIPTDDIMLSGFKIRVDPMTTCRRITGGIPDWDPARYGYLDRLINEFYKRMKRGEYVEFDRVYWLAISQPSQRRIADRMVSTVIETDPHEDLDWADLGDFERRCFDGIPPEFRPVRTVPELVDWAFDRATTRGLSVPMLPTPQRGATTPTERAYPEIVIDEAAEATALYSTFLQDLDAGRNYTKTLGKAERKRSLFNRFRTLSAGKIMSISHPERRTAEMPDGPVSYQSMIGIARYPARFNEQVSSFTYLVDQAIGVDADFTLRLRFSQDLIDTSSVSDTERDLVSEGNANATDEFEAFDYDNRRAELRRFHGAIQSESGPRGMQVSAIFAFGSNDLDYLNGRVAALRQRFRANGFTPLLPVGGQRELWTMMMPGSCRTRLGDDLLQTTTAHWFSGAMPIRRSFAGDSVGMPIAINKENANGQIVLLDLLNATDRGNASIAANGAQNSGKSNLMKLIFLFVTALNRYSTVVDHSKHGEWAVYARQIARTQVINAATGASPAGDVSMDFLKCLPSPLAETAMMAHYLPLFEIDTKSAEAAYFAKILRPQFRQPRSITSTRRLMEFLKSSGDPEAKPMLRNFEHWAALPYTRAFIDPPARRQDDQGLPPFDNLGELAQRMESGVTPYSTIYRTHELPVYRGDNPANATDLNKWAAAVYGSIARMTAHRFGQIRGTCVFFADEISFLKGNEDVVELLVRSPDRTGRKDGNFIVAASQHADDFDSNYAMIEKKAALKQNVAGNAKASLTYMDMPVLDSLVNMMVSQTSPPDPDNNNLPRAGRHGEGWWNDGNNNIVRVQFLPILLTALERFADTTSSKMIRESDLDRVSAPVPSTSGRHAANGEQVA